From the genome of Pseudomonas yamanorum, one region includes:
- a CDS encoding MBL fold metallo-hydrolase gives MNIQSPALIRETFPVGPLQCNCTIIGDPVTKKAIVVDPGGNHELILARLDALGLKVVSIIHTHAHLDHFLASGQLKEKTGATLHLHKEDQFLWDNLEMQCQMFRVPYTPVPSPDRWLEDEEELACGCGVALHTPGHTPGSMSFWFADAKLLIAGDTLFRRGVGRTDLWGGDQATIVRSIKQRLYTLDEAAVVVAGHGPDTRLGDEMRENPFVRA, from the coding sequence ATGAATATTCAGTCCCCCGCGCTGATCCGCGAAACCTTTCCGGTCGGTCCGTTGCAGTGCAACTGCACGATCATCGGCGACCCCGTCACCAAAAAAGCCATCGTCGTAGACCCGGGTGGCAACCACGAGTTGATCCTGGCGCGACTCGATGCGCTGGGCCTGAAAGTGGTCAGCATCATTCACACTCACGCCCATCTCGATCACTTTCTGGCTTCCGGGCAGTTGAAGGAGAAGACCGGTGCCACGTTGCACTTGCACAAGGAAGACCAGTTTCTGTGGGACAACCTGGAAATGCAGTGCCAGATGTTCCGCGTGCCTTATACGCCAGTGCCGTCGCCGGATCGTTGGCTGGAGGATGAAGAAGAGCTGGCCTGTGGTTGCGGGGTGGCCTTGCACACACCTGGACACACACCGGGCTCGATGAGTTTCTGGTTTGCCGATGCGAAGTTGTTGATTGCCGGTGACACCCTGTTTCGACGTGGGGTAGGGCGTACCGATTTATGGGGCGGTGACCAAGCCACCATCGTGCGTTCGATCAAGCAACGGCTCTACACCCTGGATGAGGCGGCGGTTGTGGTGGCGGGGCATGGTCCGGATACACGCCTGGGAGATGAAATGCGTGAGAATCCATTCGTGCGGGCGTGA
- a CDS encoding OmpA family protein: MFTSRRLLVVATAVALLSGCASPNPYDGSQAQGGGSSGVSNTAKYGGLGALAGALAGAAIDHNNRGKGALIGAAVAGIGGAGYGYYADQQEKKLRASMANTGVEVQRQGDQIKLIMPGNITFATNSDAISSSFYTPLNNLANSLKQFNQNTIQIVGYTDSTGSRQLNMDLSQRRAQSVANYLTSQGVSPTNLSARGAGPDNPIASNADVNGRAQNRRVEVNLGPIPGQQYGQPGAQQQQAPQQNNQFQGNPYQQYQ; the protein is encoded by the coding sequence ATGTTCACTTCTCGTCGTCTGCTTGTTGTCGCTACCGCCGTAGCCCTGTTGTCGGGCTGCGCCTCACCTAATCCTTATGACGGCAGCCAGGCACAGGGCGGTGGCTCTTCTGGTGTGAGCAACACCGCCAAGTACGGTGGCCTGGGTGCCCTGGCGGGTGCACTGGCAGGTGCCGCCATCGACCACAACAACCGCGGCAAAGGTGCGCTGATCGGCGCTGCCGTCGCCGGTATCGGTGGTGCGGGTTACGGCTACTACGCCGACCAGCAGGAAAAGAAACTGCGCGCCAGCATGGCCAACACTGGTGTTGAGGTGCAGCGCCAGGGCGATCAGATCAAGTTGATCATGCCGGGTAACATCACCTTCGCCACTAACTCGGACGCGATCTCCAGCAGCTTCTACACGCCGCTGAACAACCTGGCGAACTCCCTCAAGCAGTTCAACCAGAACACCATTCAGATCGTTGGCTACACCGACAGCACGGGCAGCCGTCAGCTCAACATGGACCTGTCCCAGCGCCGTGCGCAGAGCGTGGCTAATTACCTGACCTCCCAAGGTGTCAGCCCGACCAACCTGAGTGCTCGCGGTGCCGGCCCGGATAACCCGATCGCCAGCAACGCCGACGTCAATGGCCGTGCCCAGAACCGTCGCGTAGAGGTCAACCTGGGCCCGATCCCTGGCCAGCAGTACGGTCAGCCAGGTGCCCAGCAGCAACAGGCGCCACAGCAGAACAACCAGTTCCAGGGCAACCCGTACCAGCAGTACCAGTAA
- a CDS encoding BON domain-containing protein: MTVKRLSLLAITLCLGISGCSSVIEASRDTPIQDDKGTRTFGSKIDDSLIETKVSVNVSKAAPDLGNGASRVVVVSFNGVVLLTGQTPRADLKAQAEQAAATVQRVKKVHNELQVMDPITLLAISNDALLTTKIKTQMLTDSAIPGSRIKIVTDNGIVYMMGLLTQAEATRAANLVQGVSGVQKIVKLFEYID, encoded by the coding sequence ATGACCGTTAAACGCCTTAGCCTATTGGCAATCACGCTGTGCCTAGGCATCAGCGGCTGCAGCTCGGTAATCGAAGCGAGCCGCGACACGCCTATCCAGGACGATAAAGGCACCCGCACTTTCGGCAGCAAAATCGATGACTCGCTGATCGAAACCAAGGTTTCCGTCAACGTATCCAAGGCCGCTCCGGACTTGGGCAACGGCGCCTCGCGCGTTGTGGTCGTCAGCTTCAACGGCGTGGTGCTGCTCACCGGCCAAACCCCGCGCGCTGACTTGAAGGCCCAGGCTGAACAAGCCGCCGCCACGGTTCAACGGGTCAAGAAGGTCCACAACGAATTGCAGGTGATGGACCCGATCACCCTGCTGGCCATCAGCAACGACGCCCTGCTGACCACCAAGATCAAGACGCAGATGCTGACCGACAGTGCAATCCCCGGCTCTCGGATCAAGATCGTCACCGATAACGGCATCGTCTACATGATGGGCCTGTTGACCCAGGCAGAAGCCACCCGCGCCGCCAACCTGGTACAGGGCGTGTCCGGCGTACAGAAGATTGTGAAGCTGTTCGAATACATCGACTGA
- a CDS encoding phosphoheptose isomerase: MDMQSRIRQLFQASIDTKQQAMDVLAPHIEQASQVMVNALLNEGKMLSCGNGGSAGDAQHFSSELLNRFERERPSLPAIALTTDTSTITSIANDYSYNEIFSKQIRALGQPGDVLLAISTSGNSANIIQAIQAAHDREMIVVALTGRDGGGMASLLLPEDVEIRVPANVTARIQEVHLLAIHCLCDLIDSQLFGSEE, from the coding sequence ATGGACATGCAATCCCGAATTCGCCAGCTTTTCCAGGCCAGTATCGATACCAAGCAACAGGCGATGGACGTACTTGCACCGCACATCGAGCAAGCCAGTCAGGTCATGGTCAACGCCTTGCTCAACGAAGGCAAAATGCTTTCGTGCGGCAACGGCGGTTCGGCCGGCGATGCCCAGCATTTCTCCTCCGAGCTGCTCAACCGCTTTGAGCGTGAGCGCCCGAGCCTGCCGGCCATCGCATTGACCACCGACACCTCGACGATCACCTCGATCGCCAACGACTACAGCTACAACGAAATCTTCTCGAAACAGATTCGCGCCCTTGGCCAGCCGGGTGACGTACTGCTGGCGATCTCCACCAGCGGTAACTCGGCGAACATTATTCAAGCGATCCAGGCCGCACATGATCGTGAAATGATTGTCGTAGCATTGACCGGACGCGACGGCGGCGGCATGGCCTCGCTGCTGCTGCCCGAAGACGTGGAAATTCGCGTCCCGGCCAATGTCACCGCACGTATCCAGGAAGTCCACCTGCTGGCGATCCACTGCCTGTGCGATCTGATCGACAGCCAACTGTTCGGGAGTGAAGAATGA
- a CDS encoding YraN family protein: MPERSSAQSGKDAELLALEYLQQQGLRLLAQNWLCKRGELDLVMLDGDTVVFVEVRYRKHAQWGGALASIDGRKRQKLILAAQFFLLKERRWADHPCRFDVVAIESTPRGTADLNWLQDAFDS, translated from the coding sequence ATGCCCGAGCGGTCAAGCGCACAAAGCGGCAAGGACGCCGAACTTCTAGCTCTCGAGTACCTGCAACAACAGGGTCTGCGCCTGCTGGCGCAGAACTGGTTATGCAAGCGCGGCGAGCTTGATCTGGTCATGCTTGACGGCGATACAGTAGTATTTGTCGAAGTCCGCTACAGAAAACACGCACAATGGGGTGGCGCGCTCGCCAGTATCGACGGGCGCAAGCGTCAGAAGCTGATACTCGCCGCGCAGTTTTTCCTGCTCAAAGAGCGTCGCTGGGCCGATCACCCCTGCCGTTTCGATGTGGTTGCCATAGAAAGCACTCCCCGGGGAACAGCCGATCTGAACTGGCTGCAAGATGCCTTTGACAGCTGA
- a CDS encoding penicillin-binding protein activator translates to MIACLRLFSALCLAALLAACASSPSSSLGDLPRPPNASIEQLLEQAASANTPEKAALLRLSAADLAFHQNNPGRSAQILAQVPLDVLKPAAQVFASTLSAELAMARNQPKAALTALNHPSLQSLKELPPEQQIRTGTVHARAYEADGQTLAAARERVAMAPLLTGDAYNSNHEAIWALIAALPADQLQASGNPTLDGWISLAQAVKGAGTLEQQQAAIDTWRAQNPGHPAASQLPQPLTKLKELASQPLNKIALLLPQEGPLAGVAKALREGFMAAHYQAEQAGQKPPVIEFYDSSRLTSIDDFYAKAQAAGVQLVVGPLEKPLVKQLSARPQLPITTLALNYSEAEQNPAQLFQFGLAAEDEAREVSRRARADGLHRAAAMVPKGEWGERVYKAFRQDWEANGGTVVGVEYVDQPVALAQQIADLFQLRKSEGRAKSLQSTVGSDVSAQPSRRQDIEFIFLAVTPQLAQQIKPTLNFQYAGDVPVYATSHVFSASGDKNQYLDMTNVMFCETPWLLNTTDPLRNQVAAQWPQANGSLGRLYAMGVDAYRLAPRLGQLKALPDTRVDGLSGNLGVSANQRVDRQMPWAKFVGGEIQRLPDTPR, encoded by the coding sequence ATGATCGCTTGCCTGCGGCTGTTCTCTGCCCTCTGCCTCGCTGCCCTGTTGGCGGCTTGCGCCAGCTCGCCGTCGTCCAGCCTTGGCGACCTACCCCGGCCCCCGAATGCCAGCATCGAGCAACTGCTCGAACAGGCGGCTTCGGCCAATACTCCGGAAAAAGCCGCGCTGCTGCGCTTGAGTGCGGCAGACCTGGCGTTCCACCAAAACAATCCGGGACGCTCGGCGCAGATTCTTGCCCAAGTGCCACTGGACGTCCTGAAGCCGGCCGCGCAGGTATTTGCCAGCACCCTGTCGGCCGAACTGGCGATGGCCCGCAACCAGCCCAAGGCCGCGTTGACGGCGTTGAACCACCCGAGCCTGCAAAGCCTGAAGGAGCTGCCGCCTGAACAGCAGATCCGTACCGGCACCGTGCATGCCCGTGCCTATGAGGCCGACGGCCAGACCCTGGCCGCCGCTCGTGAGCGTGTCGCCATGGCCCCGCTGCTGACAGGCGACGCCTACAACAGCAACCACGAAGCCATCTGGGCGCTGATTGCCGCCTTGCCTGCCGATCAGTTGCAAGCCAGCGGCAACCCGACGCTGGACGGCTGGATCAGCCTGGCCCAAGCGGTCAAGGGCGCCGGCACTCTGGAGCAACAGCAGGCAGCCATCGACACCTGGCGCGCCCAGAACCCGGGCCATCCGGCAGCCTCGCAATTGCCGCAGCCATTGACCAAGCTCAAGGAACTGGCCAGCCAGCCGCTGAACAAGATCGCCCTGCTGCTCCCGCAGGAAGGTCCGCTGGCCGGCGTCGCCAAAGCGCTGCGCGAAGGCTTCATGGCCGCACACTACCAGGCTGAACAAGCCGGGCAGAAGCCACCGGTGATCGAGTTCTACGACAGCTCGCGCCTGACCTCCATCGACGACTTCTATGCCAAGGCCCAGGCCGCCGGCGTGCAACTGGTGGTCGGCCCGCTGGAGAAACCGCTGGTCAAGCAACTCAGCGCACGCCCGCAATTGCCCATCACCACCCTGGCCCTGAACTACAGCGAAGCCGAGCAGAACCCGGCGCAACTGTTCCAGTTTGGCCTGGCCGCTGAAGACGAGGCCCGTGAAGTGTCCCGTCGTGCTCGCGCCGATGGCCTGCACCGCGCCGCTGCCATGGTGCCGAAAGGCGAATGGGGCGAACGTGTCTACAAAGCCTTCCGCCAGGATTGGGAAGCCAATGGCGGCACCGTGGTGGGCGTCGAGTACGTTGACCAGCCGGTAGCCCTGGCCCAACAGATCGCCGACCTGTTCCAGCTGCGCAAAAGCGAAGGCCGTGCGAAGAGCCTGCAAAGCACTGTCGGTTCGGATGTTTCCGCCCAGCCGTCGCGCCGCCAGGACATCGAGTTCATCTTCCTCGCCGTGACCCCGCAACTGGCGCAGCAGATCAAGCCAACCCTGAACTTCCAATACGCTGGCGACGTACCGGTGTATGCGACATCCCATGTGTTCAGCGCCAGTGGCGACAAGAACCAGTACCTGGACATGACCAACGTGATGTTCTGCGAAACCCCTTGGCTCCTGAACACCACCGACCCGCTGCGCAACCAGGTTGCCGCCCAATGGCCACAAGCCAACGGCAGCCTCGGTCGTCTGTACGCGATGGGTGTGGATGCCTACCGCCTGGCGCCGCGCCTGGGGCAACTCAAGGCACTGCCGGATACTCGTGTTGACGGCCTGTCGGGTAACCTGGGCGTCAGCGCCAACCAGCGTGTCGACCGCCAGATGCCATGGGCCAAGTTCGTGGGTGGCGAGATCCAGCGCCTGCCTGATACCCCGCGCTGA
- the rsmI gene encoding 16S rRNA (cytidine(1402)-2'-O)-methyltransferase, with product MRLLPIIEVCALTAPGPLNSTAGSLFVVATPIGNLDDISARALKVLRDVKLIAAEDTRHSQRLMQHFGIPTPLAACHEHNEREEGSRFITRLLAGDDVALISDAGTPLISDPGYHLVRQARAAGINVVPVPGACALIAALSAAGLPSDRFIFEGFLPAKAVGRRARLELVKEEPRTLIFYEAPHRILECLQDMELVFGGDRLALLAREITKTFETLKGLPLEELRAFVEGDSNQQRGECVVLVAGWSAPESEDAVGSEAMRILDLLLKEMPLKRAAALAAEITGVRKNVLYQVALDKQKGE from the coding sequence ATGCGGCTTTTGCCAATCATCGAGGTGTGCGCTTTGACTGCTCCAGGTCCTTTGAATTCCACTGCTGGCTCGCTTTTTGTCGTGGCGACGCCCATTGGCAACCTGGACGATATCAGTGCGCGGGCACTGAAAGTGCTGCGTGACGTAAAGCTGATCGCCGCCGAAGACACTCGGCACTCCCAGCGGTTGATGCAACATTTTGGCATTCCGACCCCCCTGGCCGCGTGTCACGAACACAACGAACGTGAAGAAGGCAGTCGTTTTATCACCCGTTTGTTGGCGGGTGATGACGTGGCGTTGATCTCGGATGCGGGTACGCCGCTGATTTCCGACCCTGGCTATCACCTGGTTCGCCAGGCACGGGCGGCTGGTATCAATGTAGTGCCTGTTCCGGGAGCGTGCGCGCTGATTGCTGCATTGTCTGCAGCCGGCTTGCCGTCGGATCGTTTTATCTTTGAAGGCTTCCTGCCGGCCAAGGCTGTTGGTCGCCGGGCGCGCCTGGAGTTGGTGAAGGAAGAACCACGCACGCTGATCTTCTACGAAGCCCCGCACCGCATCCTTGAATGCCTGCAGGACATGGAGCTGGTATTCGGCGGCGATCGCCTGGCCTTGCTGGCGCGGGAAATCACCAAGACCTTCGAAACCCTCAAAGGTCTACCGCTGGAAGAGCTGCGTGCGTTTGTTGAGGGCGACAGCAATCAGCAACGCGGGGAATGCGTAGTACTGGTAGCGGGCTGGTCGGCGCCGGAAAGTGAAGATGCGGTCGGCAGTGAGGCGATGCGCATTCTGGATCTGCTGCTTAAGGAAATGCCATTGAAGCGCGCGGCGGCCCTGGCTGCGGAAATTACCGGTGTGCGCAAGAACGTGCTGTATCAAGTCGCGCTGGATAAACAAAAGGGCGAATAG
- the mraZ gene encoding division/cell wall cluster transcriptional repressor MraZ has product MFRGANAISLDAKGRLAMPSRYRDELISRSSGQLIITIDAVDPCLCVYPLDEWELIETKLRALPSLREENRRLQRLLIGNAVDLELDGSGRFLVPPRLREYAKLDKRAMLVGQLNKFQLWDEDAWDAVSAADLAAIQQPGAMPDELRDLIL; this is encoded by the coding sequence GTGTTTCGCGGAGCTAACGCTATCAGTCTCGATGCAAAAGGCCGTCTCGCCATGCCGAGCCGGTATCGTGACGAGCTCATTTCGCGAAGTTCCGGGCAATTAATCATCACCATTGATGCCGTTGATCCTTGTTTGTGCGTGTACCCGCTCGACGAGTGGGAACTGATTGAAACCAAGTTGCGTGCACTGCCTTCACTGCGTGAAGAGAACCGCCGCCTGCAACGCTTGCTGATTGGTAATGCCGTCGACCTCGAACTCGATGGCAGTGGTCGTTTCCTGGTTCCACCGCGTTTGCGCGAATACGCCAAGTTGGACAAGCGCGCGATGCTGGTAGGCCAACTGAACAAGTTCCAATTGTGGGACGAAGATGCCTGGGATGCTGTTTCTGCAGCTGACCTGGCTGCTATTCAACAACCGGGCGCCATGCCTGATGAACTGCGTGATTTGATCCTGTGA
- the rsmH gene encoding 16S rRNA (cytosine(1402)-N(4))-methyltransferase RsmH, which produces MTIDSGFNHITVLLDEAVEALAVRADGCYLDGTFGRGGHSRLILSQLGPDGKLLGFDKDPQAIATGQALAAEDGRFVVVQRSFAELGAEVAERGMAGKVAGVLLDLGVSSPQLDDPERGFSFMNDGPLDMRMDPSRGISAAQFIATAPHEEITRVFKEYGEERFAGRMARAVVERREIQPFERTADLAEVLKVANPAWEKGKNPATRAFQGLRIHVNNELGDLEAGLEAALEALEVGGRLVVISFHSLEDRIVKLFMRRLVKGESDNLPRNLPVRYEAFVPKIKIHGKAQFASEAELKANPRARSAVMRVAEKLR; this is translated from the coding sequence GTGACTATTGATAGCGGCTTTAACCACATCACCGTACTGCTTGACGAAGCCGTTGAGGCTCTCGCCGTACGCGCGGATGGCTGCTATTTGGATGGCACCTTCGGCAGGGGCGGGCACAGTCGGCTGATTCTCAGCCAGCTTGGTCCGGATGGTAAGCTCCTCGGGTTCGACAAAGACCCTCAAGCGATTGCCACCGGGCAAGCGCTAGCGGCCGAAGACGGCCGCTTTGTCGTTGTGCAGCGTAGCTTTGCCGAACTCGGCGCAGAAGTGGCCGAGCGCGGCATGGCGGGCAAGGTGGCCGGGGTTCTGCTGGACCTGGGCGTGTCTTCGCCACAGCTGGACGACCCTGAGCGCGGCTTCAGTTTCATGAACGACGGCCCGCTCGACATGCGCATGGACCCAAGCCGTGGCATCAGCGCCGCGCAGTTCATCGCCACCGCGCCCCACGAAGAAATCACCCGTGTGTTCAAGGAATACGGCGAAGAGCGCTTCGCTGGCCGCATGGCGCGTGCCGTGGTCGAACGCCGGGAAATCCAGCCGTTCGAACGCACCGCCGACCTGGCTGAAGTGCTGAAAGTCGCCAACCCTGCGTGGGAAAAGGGCAAGAACCCGGCAACCCGTGCGTTCCAGGGCCTGCGCATTCACGTCAACAACGAATTGGGCGATCTGGAAGCCGGCCTCGAAGCCGCTCTGGAAGCCTTGGAAGTGGGCGGTCGCCTGGTGGTGATCAGCTTCCACTCCCTGGAAGACCGCATCGTCAAATTGTTCATGCGTCGTCTGGTCAAGGGCGAATCCGACAACCTGCCGCGCAACCTGCCGGTACGTTACGAAGCCTTTGTGCCGAAAATCAAAATCCATGGCAAAGCGCAGTTCGCTTCCGAAGCCGAACTCAAGGCCAACCCGCGTGCCCGTAGCGCTGTCATGCGCGTTGCGGAGAAGTTGCGGTGA
- the ftsL gene encoding cell division protein FtsL, with protein MSKLFAKPLPGGSFFILLLFVGVLVSAIAVSYSAHYNRQLLNTLYGELSVRDKAQAEWGRLILEQSTWTAHSRIEVLATEQLKMHIPGAAEVRMVAP; from the coding sequence GTGAGCAAGCTTTTCGCCAAGCCCCTCCCGGGCGGCAGCTTCTTTATTTTGCTGCTGTTTGTTGGCGTCCTGGTATCCGCGATTGCGGTGTCCTACAGCGCCCACTACAACCGTCAGTTGCTCAATACCCTGTACGGGGAACTGAGCGTGCGCGACAAGGCGCAGGCGGAGTGGGGCCGGTTGATCCTCGAGCAAAGCACCTGGACGGCCCACAGTCGTATCGAAGTGCTGGCCACTGAACAGCTGAAGATGCACATCCCGGGCGCTGCAGAAGTTCGTATGGTGGCGCCATGA